TAGTTATTAGTTGTAACTATGGTCCATTTCTTATTTTCATTTAAAACGGCATAAATATTATCATAAATCTTTTTAGATGTAATTTTAGGTGGTTTACGAAGATATTTTTTATCTAAAACAATATTAACTCCTTTAGGATTTAAATAATTTTTAATATTCCCATCACTATCTATGGTAACATTGAAATATCTATAATAGACTATATTTTTACCTAATATCTCATTTTCCCCAAGTTCATTTTTAATCAATTCTAATGCAATAGCTTCGTTATTCTTAAAGTTAGAAGCATTTAAAAATTTTGGAGTTATTACCGTTTCGCCTGTTTTATCTATATATCCAAAGTATGTGATACCGTCTTTTTTTTCAGAAATTAAACATCTATTATTTTTAAAAATAGGATAATTGCTATCACCAAATTGGGTTAAAACTAAATCGTTTCTAAAATTTATAACAATAGCACCTTTATCATTTATAAATCCCCATGAATTAGCTTTCTTAATAGCGGCAACACCATCACTAAAAGGTGCAACAAAATCAAGTTCTTCTGCTGTTTGTGAAAATGAAAAAAAAGGAATTAACAATAGGATAACCAGTACTTTTTTTAGTATTTTTTTCATGACTAAACATTTAATATTAATATTCTAAAATACGGTAGATCGTTGTATTACAAAATGATATTCATCATGAGAAATAAATTTACAGATATTGTTTTATAACAGAAATTACGTCATTTTTCTGAAGTACTCCAGATTGCCTCCATACTTGCTTTCCATTTTTAAAAAGTAGCATAGTTGGTACACCACGAACTTGGTATTTAGCAGCTAAAGTTTGATTTTTATCAATATCTATTTTTATTATTTTAATAGCATCTGTAAGTTCGTCTTTAACTTCTTTTAAAATGGGTGCAAGCATTTTACAAGGACCACACCAATTCGCATAAAAATCTATTAACACGGGGTTTTCAGACGCTATTATTTTGTTAAAATTATTTTTCATTAGTAATGTTTTTAATAACATTTTCAAGTTTTTCACTTACAAGTTTGCCTACTTCATGCAATTGATCATTTTTTACAGCCTGCATAGAAACCATAGGGTTAATAGCAGATACTTCAATAGTATTTGCTCCAGATTCCTGTATGATAACATTGCAGGGTAACATGGTGCCTATTTTGTTCTCAACTTGTAAAGCTTTATAAGCAAAAGGAGGGTTACAAGCTCCTAAAATTTTATATTTTTTAAAATCAACATCCAGCTTATTTTTTAAGGTTTGCTGTATGTCTATTTCTGTAAGTACACCAAAGCCCTCATCTTTCAGTAACTCAATAACTTTGGCTTCTATAGTTTCAAAGCTCCCTTTTGTAATAGTGGAAAAATAATAATTCATAATCCTGTTCTTTTTTAATTCTAAATCTAACTTAGCCAACATAATTAATTCCGATTTGTTTAATCCTGAAAACGACGCCGCAATATCATACGCTGTTTTCAATATTAATTTTTTTATGTCCTCTGTAAACAAATGGGGCTGTTCATTTTTATAATTCACAAAAGTATTATAGCATCCTTTAGCGTCTAAATGCTCTTCTTCATCCAACCAATTAAAAACTATTTCTATTTGGTAAGCGGCATCTGTTTTAAAATCATCTTCAATAATATCGACATCTAACCAATGTTTTTTTACTAATTCTTTTAACTTATTAAACTCTACAGCTCTCACATCCCTATCTGCTGCTGCTATGGCATAGAATAGCTTACCAAGATTTTGATAAAACTTAAGCGTCAATTTCTTTTTAGTAGTCATTTTAAGAATCTCTAATTTATAAAGTTACATAATTGATTATGATTTATATATGATAAAAATCAGTTCGTATTTCCCTTATTATTCCGTATTTTTATTTACTGTCCAAAAACAATAATATTTTATGTTCCAACAAGATCAAGAAATATTTAATATTCTATTAGAAACAGTTTCTGAAGGTGTCATTATTGCTGATAGCCATCAAAGAATAATGGAAACAAATACTTCTGCTGAAACTATATTTGGATATACAAAAAAGGAGTTTTTGAATAAAAAATTAAACTATCTAACTCCCTCTAATTACCATACCAGTCATTCTTTATATTTAAAAAAACTTATTCAAATAGGCAAACGCCGAAAATTAGGTAAAGCCTTAGATATTTTTGCTTTAAAAAAGAACGGAACCATTTTCCCTATTGAAGTTGAATTAAACCCATTTACCATTCATAACAAAACCTATGTTATGGTAGTATTTAAGGATGTTTCAGAAAAAAAGAGATTAAAAAAAACCTGATGCTTCGTACTGAAGCACTACAATCTGCTAGTAATGGTATAATTATTACCGATGCTTTAAAATATGACAACCCTGTTATCTATTTTAATGCTGCTTTCCAACAGCTAACTGGGTATACAGATACTGAAATACTTAACCATAACTGTAGATTTTTACATGGGAAGGACAGAAATCAAACAGCACTTATAAGCCTCAAAAAATCAATTAAAAAAGGAGAAAGTTGTCAAGCAACATTACGTAACTATAAAAAAGATGGTACGCTTTTCTGGAATGATTTATACATTTTTCCAATAACAAATGACAAAGGAACTGTTACAAACTTTATTGGGATACAAAATGATGTAACGCTAAGAAAAAAAGCTGAAGCAGAACGACATCACCTAACAAAAATTCTCGATGAATCATTAAATGAAATTTATGTTTTTGATGTTAAAACATTAAAATTTTTAAATGCAAACTTCGGGGCACAGAAAAATATTGGATATACTTTAGAAGAATTAAAAAGTATGACACCAATAGACATAATACCAAATACCAATAAATCTGAATTTAGAAAAACGATTGATGTTTTATTAAAAAAGAATGTTGAGAAAATTGAATTTGAAAGCGAACACCAAAGAAAAGACGGCACAAAATACCCCGTTGAAATACATTTACAACTATCCAATTTAAACGAAAAAGATATTTTTATTGCTATTATTTTAGATATCACAGAACGAAAAAATTACACAACTAAACTTGAAAATAAAGTAGAAGAAAGAACGCAACAACTAAAAAAAGCACTTAACAAAGAAAAAGAGCTTAATAATTTAAAAACCCGTTTTTTATCTTTGGTATCTCATGAGTTTAAAACGCCTTTAAGCGGTATTTTAACGTCTAGTTTAT
The nucleotide sequence above comes from Flavobacteriaceae bacterium HL-DH10. Encoded proteins:
- a CDS encoding WG repeat-containing protein, whose protein sequence is MKKILKKVLVILLLIPFFSFSQTAEELDFVAPFSDGVAAIKKANSWGFINDKGAIVINFRNDLVLTQFGDSNYPIFKNNRCLISEKKDGITYFGYIDKTGETVITPKFLNASNFKNNEAIALELIKNELGENEILGKNIVYYRYFNVTIDSDGNIKNYLNPKGVNIVLDKKYLRKPPKITSKKIYDNIYAVLNENKKWTIVTTNN
- the trxA gene encoding thioredoxin is translated as MKNNFNKIIASENPVLIDFYANWCGPCKMLAPILKEVKDELTDAIKIIKIDIDKNQTLAAKYQVRGVPTMLLFKNGKQVWRQSGVLQKNDVISVIKQYL
- a CDS encoding DUF302 domain-containing protein, whose product is MNYYFSTITKGSFETIEAKVIELLKDEGFGVLTEIDIQQTLKNKLDVDFKKYKILGACNPPFAYKALQVENKIGTMLPCNVIIQESGANTIEVSAINPMVSMQAVKNDQLHEVGKLVSEKLENVIKNITNEK
- a CDS encoding PAS domain S-box protein, with the translated sequence MFQQDQEIFNILLETVSEGVIIADSHQRIMETNTSAETIFGYTKKEFLNKKLNYLTPSNYHTSHSLYLKKLIQIGKRRKLGKALDIFALKKNGTIFPIEVELNPFTIHNKTYVMVVFKDVSEKKRLKKT
- a CDS encoding PAS domain S-box protein; this encodes MLRTEALQSASNGIIITDALKYDNPVIYFNAAFQQLTGYTDTEILNHNCRFLHGKDRNQTALISLKKSIKKGESCQATLRNYKKDGTLFWNDLYIFPITNDKGTVTNFIGIQNDVTLRKKAEAERHHLTKILDESLNEIYVFDVKTLKFLNANFGAQKNIGYTLEELKSMTPIDIIPNTNKSEFRKTIDVLLKKNVEKIEFESEHQRKDGTKYPVEIHLQLSNLNEKDIFIAIILDITERKNYTTKLENKVEERTQQLKKALNKEKELNNLKTRFLSLVSHEFKTPLSGILTSSLLISKYPLTKHQEKRDFHLKTIMDKVYFLNNIINDFLSVEKLETSKENYQITHFQLSDIINEVIYNAEILLKDGQQIKAPNNIDEISLYQDEKIIQSIIFNLLHNAIKYSSEDSIVELCINQGIEFTTVKIKDNGIGIPEKDQENIFDRYFRAKNVINIQGTGIGLNISKNHIENLGGSISFKSEEHVGSTFTIIIPNKANQ